One part of the Mytilus trossulus isolate FHL-02 chromosome 11, PNRI_Mtr1.1.1.hap1, whole genome shotgun sequence genome encodes these proteins:
- the LOC134691050 gene encoding 5-hydroxytryptamine receptor 1D-like produces MSFSNESHNYIYLKELNNAMIKLLIPNTVLLFAFLITSLAGNGLVLYVYTLKLKSKTDDRYFIPCLAFVDIITCSTGASFLISLNFNPLNFRNDLICKLIWSLNHSIALISGMLLLAIALQRYIKVSRLLNSSMTLRSKRLTITAIIIGSIIISVPCLFFYGEAEVPLKNKNRTITGYNCGAVPNVNRNLLLAYSVTLLLISLSGIFALITLYSVILSIIYKKESVRKRNNYRQNVNVQHGLGNTNNTDGSTYTDAESYSTNMDSTTTSNQQQTNEGKPTIKENKPTVPAGIRIRWKSKTFRILCRIMHKHRFFIMFFLIAILSCISYLPRFALMITGSVISNFWYELTDVEYFIALCFYRGYLLNTAVNPVIYLVFDTDFRSSCKQLCCSDR; encoded by the coding sequence ATGTCTTTTTCAAACGAAAGCCACAACTACATATATCTCAAGGAACTCAACAATGCTATGATTAAGTTATTAATACCAAATACCGTACTCTTATTTGCGTTTCTAATCACAAGCCTTGCTGGAAATGGCTTAGTTTTGTACGTTTATACATTAAAACTTAAATCGAAAACGGACGACAGATATTTTATTCCGTGTTTAGCTTTTGTTGATATTATTACATGTAGTACCGGCGCATCATTTCTAATTTCTTTGAATTTCAATCCCTTGAATTTTCGAAATGACTTGATATGTAAATTGATCTGGAGTTTAAATCATTCAATTGCCTTAATTTCGGGTATGTTGCTATTAGCAATTGCTTTGCAACGGTATATCAAGGTCAGTCGACTATTAAACTCTTCCATGACTCTGAGAAGTAAACGATTGACAATTACAGCAATCATCATAGGATCTATAATTATATCAGTaccttgtttatttttctacggCGAAGCGGAAGTtccattgaaaaataaaaacagaacaaTTACGGGGTATAATTGCGGAGCTGTGCCAAATGTGAATCGAAATTTGCTACTTGCTTATTCAGTTACACTGTTGTTGATAAGTTTATCGGGGATTTTTGCACTCATCACATTATATTCTGTAATACTTAGTATCATTTACAAGAAAGAATCTGTTAGAAAGAGAAATAATTATAGACAAAACGTCAATGTACAACACGGTTTAGGAAATACAAACAACACAGATGGATCAACTTACACTGATGCTGAATCTTACAGCACAAATATGGATTCAACAACGACAAGCAACCAACAACAGACTAATGAGGGGAAACCAACAATCAAGGAGAACAAACCAACTGTTCCCGCTGGAATCCGTATAAGGTGGAAATCAAAAACTTTTCGAATCCTATGTCGAATAATGCACAAACATCGATTCTTTATAATGTTTTTCCTTATAGCGATTTTATCTTGTATTTCTTATCTCCCTAGATTTGCCCTGATGATTACAGGATCTGTGATATCAAATTTCTGGTATGAGTTAACAGATGTGGAATACTTCATAGCTTTATGTTTTTACAGAGGATATCTTTTAAATACTGCTGTTAATCCTGtcatatatttggttttcgACACGGACTTTAGGTCTTCGTGCAAACAACTATGTTGTAGCGATCGATGA
- the LOC134691051 gene encoding D(2) dopamine receptor-like, whose amino-acid sequence MNNRTTVKFGELDRVNDEMAAVLLPVILIVGVYMIAGIFGNPLVIYYYGVFVKPSPSFHFIVTMAVFDLIVCLVSMPLEIVDMRFNYKFPDATACKIFRFGNYFCSMASSFILIAIAADRYRKVCQPFHTQITFNTAKIITGCLCLAAFFIASPSFIIYDIRTVNISATSGLVGYDCTAIREARYTLYISIFNGICFLIFICCITTLTVLYILIAKKLWHLKRFRVEDTTRKISNMPYTPPTSSFDLESYNKPCKSHSAVFRSTGAVPVNIKASNDDKNILQGCSDKKNSEIACSPTGKHFDSETPFTKLRGVVLHCCVNSKIQNLDNEFHEPGTMEISTNITDLDTEARKRHIRNSKNKIHQQYIHLKKYTLLMVSISVGFIVSFLPYLGLMTWQTLISQYEVDLMSNLELVLYNIFFRSWLISSVVNPIIYGFFNTEFRSFFFKNIRKCICFCFIKSTGADIQSKQEASQTI is encoded by the coding sequence ATGAATAACAGGACTACGGTAAAGTTTGGTGAACTTGACAGAGTGAACGATGAAATGGCTGCAGTTTTACTTCCGGTTATATTAATTGTTGGTGTTTATATGATTGCAGGAATATTTGGAAACCCTCTAGTAATATATTATTATGGTGTTTTCGTGAAACCTTCTCCATCATTTCATTTTATCGTTACAATGGCCGTGTTTGATCTTATTGTTTGCCTTGTGTCTATGCCGTTAGAAATCGTTGACATgagatttaattataaatttccgGACGCAACAGCATGTAAAATTTTCAGATTTGGGAATTACTTTTGTAGCATGGCATCAAGTTTTATTCTCATTGCAATAGCcgctgatagatataggaaagtATGTCAGCCATTTCACACCCAAATAACTTTTAACACAGCCAAAATTATAACAGGATGTTTATGTTTGGCGGCCTTCTTTATCGCAAGCccatcatttattatttacgaCATTCGTACCGTAAATATCAGTGCTACATCTGGATTAGTAGGATATGACTGCACAGCCATAAGAGAGGCTCGATATACGCTTTACATATCAATATTCAATGGaatatgttttcttattttcatttgttgcatCACCACGCTGACTGTTTTgtacattcttatagcaaaGAAATTATGGCATCTAAAACGATTTCGTGTTGAGGATACTACTCGGAAAATCTCTAATATGCCGTATACACCGCCTACCAGTTCATTTGATCTAGAGTCGTATAACAAACCATGTAAATCACATTCTGCTGTTTTCAGGTCAACTGGTGCTGTTCCGGTCAACATCAAAGCATCAAACGATGACAAAAATATCCTCCAAGGATGCAGCGATAAGAAAAATTCCGAAATAGCGTGTTCTCCAACTGGTAAACATTTTGATTCCGAAACAccttttacaaaacttagagGAGTCGTTTTACATTGCTGTGTTAAtagcaaaatacaaaatttagataACGAATTTCACGAGCCTGGAACAATGGAAATATCAACTAATATTACAGATCTAGATACAGAGGCAAGAAAAAGGCACATTAGGAACAGCAAAAACAAAATCCACCAGCAGTATATACATCTTAAAAAGTATACATTATTGATGGTATCAATAAGTGTAGGTTTTATTGTTAGTTTCCTACCCTATCTTGGTTTAATGACATGGCAGACGTTAATTTCTCAGTATGAAGTTGATTTAATGTCCAATCTTGAACTGGTTCTTTATAATATCTTTTTTCGTTCGTGGTTAATATCTAGTGTTGTTAACCCAATAATTTACGGATTTTTCAACACAGAGTTTAGGTCATTTTTCTTTAAGAATATtagaaaatgtatttgtttttgtttcattaaatcAACAGGAGCGGATATTCAATCTAAACAGGAGGCATCCCAAACAATTTAA
- the LOC134691052 gene encoding uncharacterized protein LOC134691052 gives MDNSTGLNVTANDLDMANDEMAVILQPVIAIVCIYMVVGVLGNPLVIYYYGFSVKPSPSYNFIVLVAVFDLIICCICIPLEIVDMMFSYKFPSAIGCKIFRFVNYFSSVGTGLVLIAIAVDRYRKVCQPFKTQITMKMAKIVILLVCFASVCISWPGFVFYDIHAVNISSFPGLIGYDCTTIREKQYKLYILIFNGVCFLIFLVSIITLTVLYILVGKKLCHLKRFRFSTTTQKSSKNIETPPTSSSEIHSHSGRFKHDIKPTQKPIQLLQIIKTKDANYNASVYSQGKRQTHVSSPERTLNSNNITPLLTGKDNTILSTLNSTSTKVENSPTNLQPKTLNIMSDFTDSDSDTRNSKYESRNIRQRSLVQRKKKVRDQYIHLKKYTLLMFSVSLAFILSFLPYLALMTWRTLVPQHEGNLMTKDQLVAYNIFLRSWIISSVVNPLIYGFFNADFSSFVFGGLQRCIFCGNKQKYETNSKQESSRTT, from the coding sequence ATGGATAATTCTACAGGGCTAAATGTTACTGCTAACGATCTTGATATGGCGAACGATGAAATGGCTGTTATTTTACAACCAGTAATAGCAATTGTCTGTATTTATATGGTTGTAGGTGTATTAGGAAATCCTTTAGttatatattattatggatTCTCTGTTAAACCGTCTCCATCCTACAATTTCATCGTCCTCGTAGCAGTGTTTGATCTTATAATATGTTGTATTTGCATACCATTGGAAATTGTAGATATGATGTTCAGTTATAAATTTCCAAGTGCAATTGGATGTAAAATTTTCCGATTCGTAAACTACTTTTCTAGTGTTGGTACTGGTTTGGTGCTAATTGCGATAGCTGTTGATAGATATCGTAAGGTTTGTCAGCCATTTAAAACGCAAATTACTATGAAAATGGCAAAAATAGTCATACTTCTTGTGTGTTTTGCCTCGGTTTGTATCTCTTGGCCGGGTTTTGTATTTTACGACATACATGCCGTAAACATTTCGTCTTTTCCCGGATTAATTGGATATGATTGCACTACAATACGAGAAAAGCAATacaaattgtatatattaattttcaatgGGGTATGTTTTCTCATTTTCCTTGTTAGTATTATAACGCTCACAGTACTTTATATTCTTGTTGGAAAGAAACTTTGCCATCTGAAAAGATTTCGATTTTCGACTACAACTCAGAAATCATCTAAGAATATCGAAACCCCGCCGACTAGTTCAAGTGAGATACATAGCCATAGTGGAAGGTTTAAACATGACATTAAACCAACTCAAAAACCTATACAACTATTGCAGATAATCAAGACTAAAGATGCAAACTATAATGCTTCGGTATATAGTCAAGGAAAACGACAAACACATGTGTCTTCTCCTGAAAGGACTCTGAATTCAAACAACATAACGCCATTATTAACGGGAAAAGACAATACTATCCTCTCAACTTTGAATAGCACAAGTACAAAAGTAGAAAATTCGCCTACTAATTTACAGCCTAAAACACTGAACATTATGTCTGATTTCACGGATTCTGACTCTGACACcagaaattcaaaatatgagTCTAGAAATATCAGACAGAGAAGCCTGGTACAAAGGAAAAAGAAAGTTCGAGATCAGTATATACATTTAAAGAAATACACGTTATTAATGTTTTCAGTCAGTTTGGCATTCATTTTGAGTTTTCTCCCTTACCTTGCCTTGATGACTTGGCGTACACTTGTGCCACAACATGAAGGAAACCTGATGACAAAAGACCAACTTGTTGCATATAACATATTTCTACGATCCTGGATTATTAGTAGTGTGGTGAATCCTTTGATATACGGATTTTTCAATGCTGATTTCAGTTCATTTGTCTTTGGTGGTTTGCAAAGATGTATTTTTTGCGGAAATAAGCAAAAATACGAAACTAATTCAAAACAAGAATCGTCACGTACaacttga